The DNA segment TACAGgttattttgaatgaaatttgCAGTATAACACCATTTTCATCTTTCCTGCATTAGCTAATGAAGAAATAGAGCTACATGAAACATTTCAGTTATTCATTTCCAAGGTGATGATCAGTTTGCTTTTAATGGAACAAAGGGATCATTTGTCATCAAAAATTACTAGTGATTTTGAGCACTTCCTTCATTTCTAAGCTGTTTACATGGCTCATCCCACAGCCTGGGAGCTCCTCAGAGACGAGGACTGGATCTTTTTTCTCTACCCTCAGCCTAGCACCCAATTGGATATTTAGTTCATGAAATTTTACTAAAGTTGAACTAAATGATCTTAATTCATTCTCATAACCCTTTGGAGACTTGAACattgttacttttttcttattgataaaCATAAAACGCAAAGATTGAGTAATCTGCAGTCACACAACTAAATGGCAGAAGTAGGCCTGTAATCCAGGGCTCCTGATTCTAACCTATGGATTTACTGAGATTGTTTTCCATCCCCTCCAGAGAGGTGCACCTGGGCCTTGTCTTTCTTGTGCACCTGAGTAGTTTAAATGGATTTAAAGTTAGCTAAGGTCAACCTCCGCTAGGCGCATGCGTTCCTTCCTTTTCCCACGGGGTAAGAGACACCACCTCGCTTCCTTCCGCTTTGCGTTTCTTTTGGCCCCAGCGACTCGCCGTCGCTCGGGAGGAGGCGTTCACCAGATGAAGTGATGGCGACTGGGACGCCAGATTCTCAAGCGCGATTCGGTCAGTCTGTGAAGGGGCTCCTCACAGAGAAGGTGAACACCTGTGGTACGGACGTCATCGCGCTCACTAAGCAGGTGCTGAAGGGCTCCCGGAGCTCCGAGGTGAGCTGAGAGTGGACTTTCCGGCCCGATACCCCGGGGGCCCCGAGTCTTCCATAGCtgtgggaagtggggggggggggggggagttggaaATCGCGTTTCCTCCTGGGAATTGTAGGCTGTGAACTGCTCTGCCGAGGAGTAGAGCTCGTTCGCGAAGGGCGCGTGTTGCATTCTGGGGTGTGTAGTCTCAGTGGGAGTAGCGTTGtagggagggaaagaaatgggCCGGTGGGAATCCGCTGTAAAGTGGAGATTGCCACAGGGCGGCGGAAAAGGTAGTGGTCCCAGCCAGTTCCTAATTTGTTTCATGGGGTTGTTTCTAGGGAAGGaagatctttctctttctgcctcccaaaTTCAGCATGATTTTGCCCTCAACATCTCACATTCTTTCCACACTTTTGTGGATCGTCTATGGATTTGTTCTTTTCTGATTTGTCTTTCTGGCCACATTCTTGGTTTTCTGTCTCTTAGATTAGCTTTCTCCTTTGCCCCGATTTCCCCTTCATCCTCTAGCTGTTTCCATGAATGGAGTCATATGATGACTTTTCACACCAGAAAGTTTTATGTATGTTCACtttgtatccaaaaaaaaaaaaaaaaaaaagacctatttaTTGTACTCTTAGATATTCacccatgagaaatgaaaatatacgtCCACATAAAGACTTGTTCATGTGCATAGTACCATTATCCGTgatagctccaaactggaaacaacccaaatgcccattgataagtgaatggacaaacaaaatggtTCTGATGGCtcagccattccactcctaggtttttatccaagagaaatgattacatgtttctcattttgttacgCACATAACGTCTTATCTaagttcctgttttgttttgtttaaactgGAACAACATCTTGAATACATCTGTGAAACAATCTGAGTACAAAGTCTTTAGATATTTGTGAATTTCTTCTATAGACCTTTACCATTGTCTTGCTCATAATTAACTCAATAGCAGTATCTTAACTGCTCATCTTCAAGTATTGCTTATTTTCAACTTAGTTTTCATAATAATAGTAAC comes from the Panthera uncia isolate 11264 chromosome D2, Puncia_PCG_1.0, whole genome shotgun sequence genome and includes:
- the BORCS7 gene encoding BLOC-1-related complex subunit 7 isoform X3 gives rise to the protein MATGTPDSQARFGQSVKGLLTEKVNTCGTDVIALTKQVLKGSRSSELLGQAARNMVLQEDAILHSEDSLRKMAIITTHLQYQQEAIQKK